One Ignavibacteriota bacterium DNA segment encodes these proteins:
- a CDS encoding Rieske 2Fe-2S domain-containing protein codes for MNHSAVRNAASPEALSSHSSRRSFLQKIGLGGLAAGLAALGFQSFRSLVPNVLYEPPSKFKIGPPTGLAEGVTFLEERRLYVFRSGSTYSAVSAACTHLGCTVKYMKLQQPKQVEVNGELRSVPFEFHCPCHGSKFYDDGTNYAGPAPAPLRWHRLELSPDDGQLMVDLSMEVERNFRLTV; via the coding sequence ATGAATCACTCTGCCGTCAGGAATGCGGCATCACCGGAAGCCCTGTCCTCTCACAGTTCGAGACGGTCTTTCCTGCAGAAGATCGGTCTTGGCGGATTGGCCGCCGGACTGGCCGCCCTCGGCTTTCAGTCCTTCCGCTCATTGGTCCCAAACGTGCTGTACGAACCACCGAGCAAATTCAAGATCGGTCCGCCGACAGGGCTCGCCGAGGGCGTTACATTCCTCGAGGAACGCCGGCTCTATGTGTTCCGCAGCGGGAGTACCTACTCTGCGGTTTCAGCCGCCTGCACCCACCTGGGATGCACGGTGAAGTATATGAAACTCCAGCAGCCGAAGCAGGTTGAGGTCAATGGAGAATTGCGGTCGGTCCCGTTCGAATTCCACTGTCCCTGTCACGGCTCCAAGTTCTACGACGACGGAACGAACTATGCGGGTCCGGCCCCGGCCCCGCTGCGATGGCACCGTCTGGAGCTCTCGCCGGACGACGGGCAGTTGATGGTGGACCTGAGCATGGAAGTGGAGCGGAACTTCCGGTTGACCGTATGA